One genomic window of Glycine soja cultivar W05 chromosome 9, ASM419377v2, whole genome shotgun sequence includes the following:
- the LOC114367043 gene encoding uncharacterized protein At4g15970-like isoform X2, which produces MCKWRGAFCYLDLLMSPLAHMVGYDPKLASVLRNACMKDKTVIITTLNDAWAEPGSIFDLFLESFRLGNQTKKFLNHLVVITWDQKAHARCLALHKHCYQVETKGDNFTGEAFFMTADYLHMMWRRIEFLGTVLDMGYNFVFTDTDIMWLRDPFKQFYKDTDFQIACDFFNGNSYDLNNHPNGGFNYVKSNKRTILFYKFWFNSRNAYPKLHDQDVLNKIKKDSFVSNMKLKVRFLSTSYFGGFCQHAEDFNKVSTMHANCCVGLENKVNDLKILLEDWKKYVALPESKKNQSHPSWSVSCRTSFERAKQKKQKNKGRLRRALVVTV; this is translated from the exons ATGTGCAAATGGAGGGGAGCATTTTGTTACTTAGATTTGCTTATGTCCCCATTAGCACATATG GTTGGATATGATCCAAAGCTAGCGAGTGTCCTTAGAAACGCATGTATGAAGGATAAGACAGTGATAATCACAACTCTAAATGATGCATGGGCAGAGCCAGGTTCCATATTTGACCTCTTTCTTGAGAGTTTTCGCCTAGGGAACCAGACAAAAAAGTTTTTGAATCACTTGGTGGTAATAACTTGGGACCAAAAGGCACATGCTCGTTGCCTTGCTTTGCACAAGCATTGTTACCAAGTTGAGACTAAAGGTGACAATTTCACCGGTGAAGCATTTTTCATGACAGCAGACTACCTACACATGATGTGGAGAAGAATTGAATTCCTTGGTACAGTCCTTGATATGGGGTACAACTTTGTGTTCAcg GATACTGATATAATGTGGCTTAGAGATCCTTTCAAACAATTTTACAAAGACACAGATTTCCAAATAGCTTGTGATTTTTTCAATGGCAATTCCTATGACTTAAACAACCATCCAAATGGAGGGTTTAATTATGTGAAATCGAATAAACGAACTATTTTGTTCTACAAGTTCTGGTTCAACTCTAGGAATGCCTACCCAAAGTTGCATGACCAGGATGTGCTCAACAAGATAAAAAAGGACTCCTTCGTTTCCAACATGAAGCTGAAGGTTAGGTTCCTTAGCACTAGTTATTTTGGAGGGTTTTGCCAGCATGCAGAGGACTTCAACAAGGTCTCAACAATGCATGCCAATTGTTGTGTTGGTTTAGAAAACAAAGTCAATGATCTCAAAATTTTGCTTGAGGATTGGAAGAAGTATGTGGCATTGCCTGAAAGTAAGAAAAATCAGTCGCATCCTTCTTGGAGCGTAAGTTGCAG GACGTCCTTTGAACGTGCCAAACAAAAGAAGCAGAAGAATAAAGGGAGATTGCGACGGGCATTGGTTGTAACTGTTTGA